A single region of the Salarchaeum japonicum genome encodes:
- a CDS encoding geranylgeranyl reductase family protein, whose translation MYDFAVVGVGPPGARFARRAAEEGYDVVAFERGELGKPLACSGHVSLDIWEYVPEEAREELFQNDIYGARFHTSGADSESHEFYTETPISNAVDRVELDKTLAGAAADAGADVREHHTVTGVTERAGHVELSVNGPDGAFETEARMVAGCDGPRSRVRDELGLPEPEEFLHGVLAFDPEPDSQDFVDVHLTVPGFFAWRIPRGPGGVEYGLAAAPSADGDVSARFDDLVADYGVAERIEHRCSGLIPVGPAESVTSTRGFLVGDAAGMTKPFTGGGILYGMTAADHAAATIDPANPRTLDDYERAWRDDLEREIRLGKLIRRGYDAPEAVQKLGMRVFEGEIGVHMDRPTSLFSAEQVRSMLR comes from the coding sequence ATGTACGATTTCGCCGTCGTGGGCGTCGGACCGCCGGGCGCGCGGTTCGCGCGGCGGGCCGCCGAGGAGGGCTACGACGTCGTCGCGTTCGAGCGCGGCGAACTCGGGAAGCCGCTCGCGTGCTCGGGCCACGTCAGCCTCGATATCTGGGAGTACGTGCCCGAGGAGGCGCGCGAGGAGTTGTTCCAGAACGACATCTACGGCGCGCGCTTCCACACGAGCGGCGCGGACTCCGAGAGCCACGAGTTCTACACGGAGACGCCGATTTCGAACGCGGTAGACCGCGTCGAGTTGGACAAGACGCTCGCGGGCGCGGCGGCGGACGCGGGCGCGGACGTGCGCGAACACCACACCGTGACGGGCGTCACGGAGCGCGCGGGCCACGTCGAACTCTCGGTGAACGGGCCGGACGGCGCGTTCGAGACCGAGGCGCGCATGGTCGCGGGCTGTGACGGCCCGCGCTCGCGCGTCCGCGACGAACTCGGGCTCCCGGAACCCGAGGAGTTCCTGCACGGCGTGCTCGCGTTCGACCCCGAGCCGGACAGTCAAGACTTCGTGGACGTGCACCTCACCGTGCCCGGGTTTTTCGCGTGGCGCATCCCGCGCGGGCCGGGCGGCGTGGAGTACGGGCTGGCGGCCGCGCCGTCGGCGGACGGCGACGTGTCCGCGCGGTTCGACGACCTCGTCGCGGACTACGGCGTCGCGGAGCGCATCGAACACCGATGTTCGGGGTTGATTCCGGTCGGCCCCGCGGAGTCGGTGACGAGCACGCGCGGCTTCCTCGTCGGTGACGCGGCGGGGATGACGAAGCCGTTCACGGGCGGCGGCATCCTCTACGGGATGACCGCGGCCGACCACGCCGCGGCCACCATCGACCCCGCGAACCCGCGGACGCTCGACGACTACGAGCGGGCGTGGCGGGACGACCTCGAACGCGAAATCAGGCTCGGGAAACTCATCCGGCGGGGCTACGACGCGCCCGAGGCCGTGCAGAAACTGGGAATGCGGGTGTTCGAGGGGGAGATCGGCGTGCACATGGATCGCCCGACGAGTCTGTTCTCGGCGGAGCAGGTGCGGTCGATGCTTCGCTAG
- the uvrA gene encoding excinuclease ABC subunit UvrA produces the protein MSEDYIEVRGAEEHNLKDLDVRIPREEFTVVTGLSGSGKSSLAFETIYAEGQRRYIESLSAYARNFLGQMDKPQVESVEGLSPAISIDQKNAANNPRSTVGTVTELHDYLRLLYARVGVPHCPECGREVGEQSAQQMVRRVMELPEGTRAKIAAPVVRDQKGAFEDLFEELMAEGYSRVEVDGESYDLAVESPDLDENYDHTIDVIVDRVTVSEDARSRITDSVETALDEAEGVLKVVVPDPPEGVELGGSVARATGDLADDDGDDRLVVEFSEDLACTHCGIDISEIETRSFSFNSPHGACPECEGLGQSKEVSEDLVVQDASKPVKHVFEPWSYNRSYYRNLLDNVARHFDVDLSTPFEQLDADVQEAFLWGTTEDVVFRRETKNGVRRKEEPFEGVIPNLERRYGETDSERVREHIEDFMSTTACPACDGTRLKPESRAVLVKDTSITEVNQLSIGDAREHFEGLEAGMSERDRKIAEEILKEIRARLGFMEEVGLEYLTLDREASTLSGGESQRIRLATQIGSGLVGVLYVLDEPSIGLHQRDNDRLLNTLEELRDLGNTLLVVEHDEETMRRADTIVDMGPGPGRHGGEVVAQGDFDDIVASEDSITGDYLAGRKQIPVPEERREWSDTLTVRGARQHNLKNVDVDIPVGAFTAITGVSGSGKSTLMHDVLYKGLARGMNGNTSVDPGEHDGIEGTEHIEKVRLIDQSPIGRTPRSNPATYTGVFDYVREKFAQTKLAQQRGYDKGRFSFNVKGGRCEECGGQGTVTIEMNFLSDVQVPCEECGGARYNDETLDVTFKGKTIADVLDMSVEEAREFFEADSRLGRRLQLLEDVGLDYMRLGQPSTTLSGGEAQRVKLAEELGKKATGDTLYLLDEPTTGLHSEDERKLIQVLQRLTDRGNSIAVIEHELDLVKNADHVIDLGPEGGERGGEIVATGTPEAVAREDDSHTGRYLRDKLPAVDVEGPRDGREKPDAPAPAQD, from the coding sequence ATGAGTGAGGACTACATCGAGGTCCGCGGGGCGGAAGAGCACAACCTGAAGGACCTCGACGTTCGGATTCCGCGCGAGGAGTTCACGGTCGTCACCGGCCTCTCGGGGTCGGGGAAATCCTCGCTGGCGTTCGAGACGATTTACGCGGAGGGCCAGCGGCGGTACATCGAGAGCCTCTCTGCCTATGCGCGGAACTTCCTCGGGCAGATGGACAAACCGCAGGTCGAGTCGGTGGAGGGGTTGTCGCCGGCTATCAGCATCGACCAGAAGAACGCGGCGAACAACCCGCGTTCGACGGTCGGCACCGTCACCGAACTCCACGACTACCTCCGCTTGCTGTACGCGCGCGTCGGCGTTCCGCACTGTCCGGAGTGCGGGCGCGAGGTGGGCGAGCAGTCCGCCCAGCAGATGGTGCGTCGCGTGATGGAACTCCCGGAGGGGACGCGGGCGAAAATCGCGGCACCCGTGGTGCGCGACCAGAAGGGCGCGTTCGAAGACCTGTTCGAGGAACTCATGGCCGAGGGGTACTCGCGGGTCGAGGTGGACGGCGAGTCGTACGACCTCGCGGTCGAGTCTCCAGACCTGGACGAGAACTACGACCACACAATCGACGTGATAGTGGACCGCGTGACGGTGAGCGAGGACGCGCGCTCGCGCATCACGGACTCCGTGGAGACGGCGCTCGACGAGGCCGAGGGCGTGCTGAAGGTCGTCGTCCCCGACCCGCCGGAGGGCGTGGAACTCGGCGGGTCGGTCGCGCGCGCGACGGGCGACCTCGCGGACGACGACGGCGACGACCGGCTGGTGGTGGAGTTCAGCGAAGACCTCGCGTGCACGCACTGCGGCATCGACATCAGCGAAATCGAGACGCGGAGTTTCTCCTTCAACAGCCCGCACGGCGCGTGCCCCGAATGTGAGGGGCTCGGGCAGTCGAAGGAAGTGTCGGAAGACCTCGTGGTGCAGGACGCGTCGAAGCCCGTGAAGCACGTGTTCGAGCCGTGGAGTTACAACCGGTCGTACTACCGGAACCTCCTCGACAACGTCGCGCGGCACTTCGACGTCGACCTCTCGACGCCGTTCGAACAGTTGGACGCGGACGTGCAGGAGGCGTTCCTGTGGGGGACCACGGAGGACGTGGTGTTCCGGCGGGAGACGAAGAACGGCGTGCGGCGGAAGGAAGAGCCGTTCGAGGGCGTGATTCCGAACCTCGAACGGCGGTATGGAGAGACGGATTCGGAGCGGGTGCGCGAGCACATCGAGGACTTCATGAGCACGACGGCGTGTCCGGCGTGCGACGGCACGCGCCTGAAACCCGAGTCGCGGGCGGTGCTCGTGAAGGACACGTCGATTACGGAGGTGAATCAGTTGAGCATCGGGGACGCCCGCGAGCACTTCGAGGGCCTCGAAGCCGGGATGTCCGAGCGCGACCGCAAAATTGCGGAGGAGATCCTGAAGGAGATTCGGGCGCGCCTCGGGTTCATGGAGGAGGTCGGGCTCGAATACTTGACGCTCGACCGCGAGGCCTCGACGCTCTCCGGCGGCGAGTCCCAGCGGATTCGGCTCGCCACCCAGATCGGGAGCGGGCTCGTCGGCGTCCTCTACGTGCTGGACGAGCCCTCGATCGGCCTGCACCAGCGGGACAACGACCGCCTCCTGAACACCCTGGAGGAGCTCCGCGACCTCGGGAACACCCTGCTGGTGGTGGAGCACGACGAGGAGACGATGCGGCGCGCGGACACCATCGTTGACATGGGGCCGGGGCCGGGCCGGCACGGCGGCGAGGTGGTCGCGCAGGGCGACTTCGACGACATCGTCGCGTCCGAGGACTCCATCACGGGCGACTACCTCGCGGGCCGCAAGCAGATTCCGGTGCCGGAGGAGCGCCGCGAGTGGTCGGACACCCTGACGGTTCGCGGGGCGCGCCAGCACAACCTCAAGAACGTGGACGTGGACATCCCGGTCGGCGCGTTCACCGCCATCACGGGCGTCTCCGGGAGCGGGAAGTCCACGCTGATGCACGACGTGCTCTACAAGGGGCTCGCGCGCGGGATGAACGGGAACACGAGCGTCGACCCCGGCGAGCACGACGGCATCGAGGGCACCGAACACATCGAGAAGGTGCGCCTCATCGACCAGTCGCCCATCGGTCGGACGCCCCGGTCGAACCCGGCGACGTACACGGGCGTGTTCGACTACGTGCGCGAGAAGTTCGCGCAGACGAAGCTCGCCCAGCAACGCGGCTACGACAAGGGCCGCTTCTCGTTCAACGTGAAGGGCGGGCGCTGCGAGGAGTGTGGCGGGCAGGGGACGGTGACCATCGAGATGAACTTCCTCTCGGACGTGCAGGTGCCCTGCGAGGAGTGCGGGGGCGCGCGGTACAACGACGAGACGCTCGACGTGACGTTCAAGGGGAAGACCATCGCGGACGTGCTCGACATGAGCGTCGAGGAAGCCCGGGAGTTCTTCGAGGCGGACAGCCGGCTCGGCCGCCGCCTCCAGCTGTTGGAGGACGTGGGCCTGGACTACATGCGGCTCGGCCAGCCCTCGACCACGCTCTCCGGCGGGGAGGCCCAGCGCGTGAAGCTCGCGGAAGAGCTCGGGAAGAAGGCGACGGGGGACACGCTCTACCTGCTGGACGAGCCGACGACGGGCCTCCACTCGGAGGACGAGCGGAAGCTGATTCAGGTGCTCCAGCGGCTCACCGACCGCGGGAACAGTATCGCGGTCATCGAGCACGAACTCGACCTCGTGAAGAACGCCGACCACGTCATCGACCTGGGGCCGGAGGGCGGGGAGCGTGGCGGCGAGATAGTCGCCACTGGAACGCCGGAGGCGGTCGCGCGCGAGGACGACAGTCACACCGGCCGCTACCTCCGCGACAAACTCCCCGCGGTGGACGTCGAGGGGCCGCGCGACGGCCGCGAGAAGCCCGACGCGCCCGCGCCCGCACAGGACTGA
- a CDS encoding YbaK/EbsC family protein translates to MHERAVEFAGRVESEYGFRPEVEEFPEGTKTAADAADALGCAVAQIASSIVLVADGEAVVVVTSGANRVDTAAVAALAGAESARMADADEVKAATGYSIGGVPPVCHDGSPRVLFDETLLEHERVWAAAGTPEAVWPSDPDELAELADAEVADVAEK, encoded by the coding sequence ATGCACGAGCGCGCAGTCGAGTTCGCGGGACGCGTGGAGTCCGAGTACGGGTTTCGGCCCGAGGTGGAGGAGTTCCCGGAGGGGACGAAGACGGCGGCGGACGCGGCCGACGCCCTGGGGTGTGCGGTGGCGCAGATAGCGTCGAGCATCGTCCTGGTGGCGGACGGCGAGGCGGTGGTTGTGGTGACGAGCGGCGCGAACCGCGTGGACACCGCGGCGGTCGCGGCGCTCGCGGGCGCGGAGTCGGCGCGGATGGCGGACGCGGACGAGGTGAAAGCGGCGACGGGGTACAGCATCGGCGGCGTGCCGCCGGTGTGTCACGACGGGAGTCCGCGCGTGCTGTTCGACGAGACCCTCCTGGAGCACGAGCGGGTGTGGGCGGCGGCGGGAACGCCGGAGGCGGTGTGGCCGAGCGACCCCGACGAACTCGCGGAGCTGGCGGACGCCGAGGTCGCGGACGTGGCGGAGAAGTGA
- a CDS encoding LVIVD repeat-containing protein yields MEFSRRAALKAGGAAFALPLAGRASAHPEPYEPRDSVAIEGATEAVVGSDGTTVFVAATTGFAVVDASDPADLTVLAERRDLLADHENGPLTGIHDVAVRGSRLAVVGPANAGSPRALLLYDVRDPANPILESVYETDYPIHNCFLTDSHAYLTANGSDRRELAIIDVSGTPREVARWGAADENPAWLDVPGFLWSCHDVYVQDEVAYVAHWDAGTWLLDVSDPANPAVLSHLAPHDPADLADAPTSQGYELPGNHHYAAPNDDASVLAVNSEAWDATPENDSAGGPGGITLYDITDPASPRELSHIPAPETADPGLDGTWTTSHNFELAGDRLYTSWYQGGVKLFDVRDPENPYELAWWRQPAEAAFWTARAAADCFVASSYAGVPADTRGALYAFPDHAGYQPDAPSLTATTTTANATTATTAETATRTPTTTRTTESTSSGSTPGFGTLAGLAGVAGAVGVARWLGDEPNS; encoded by the coding sequence ATGGAGTTCTCCCGGCGCGCCGCGCTCAAGGCGGGTGGCGCGGCGTTCGCCCTCCCGCTTGCGGGGCGAGCGAGCGCGCATCCGGAGCCGTACGAACCCCGTGACAGCGTCGCTATCGAGGGCGCGACGGAGGCGGTCGTGGGGTCGGACGGAACCACGGTGTTCGTCGCCGCCACGACCGGGTTCGCGGTCGTGGACGCGAGCGACCCGGCCGACCTCACGGTGCTCGCAGAGCGCCGCGACCTCCTCGCCGACCACGAGAACGGCCCGCTCACCGGGATTCACGACGTGGCGGTTCGGGGGTCGCGGCTCGCCGTCGTCGGCCCCGCGAACGCGGGGAGTCCGCGCGCGCTCCTCCTCTACGACGTGCGCGACCCCGCGAACCCGATTCTGGAATCCGTCTACGAGACCGACTACCCGATACACAACTGCTTCCTCACGGACTCGCACGCGTACCTCACCGCGAACGGGAGCGACCGCCGCGAACTCGCCATCATAGACGTGTCCGGGACGCCGCGGGAGGTCGCGCGCTGGGGGGCGGCGGACGAGAACCCGGCGTGGCTCGACGTGCCCGGCTTCCTCTGGTCGTGTCACGACGTGTACGTCCAGGACGAGGTCGCGTACGTCGCGCACTGGGACGCCGGCACGTGGCTGCTCGACGTGTCCGACCCCGCGAACCCGGCCGTGCTGTCGCACCTCGCGCCGCACGACCCCGCCGACCTCGCGGACGCGCCGACGAGCCAGGGGTACGAACTCCCCGGGAACCACCACTACGCCGCGCCGAACGACGACGCCAGCGTCCTCGCCGTCAACAGCGAAGCCTGGGACGCCACGCCCGAGAACGACAGCGCGGGCGGGCCGGGCGGCATCACGCTCTACGACATCACCGACCCCGCCAGCCCGCGCGAACTCTCCCACATCCCCGCGCCCGAGACCGCCGACCCCGGCCTCGACGGGACGTGGACGACCAGCCACAACTTCGAACTCGCGGGCGACCGCCTCTACACGTCGTGGTACCAGGGCGGCGTGAAACTGTTCGACGTGCGCGACCCCGAGAATCCCTACGAACTCGCGTGGTGGCGTCAGCCCGCGGAGGCCGCGTTCTGGACGGCGCGCGCGGCGGCGGACTGCTTCGTCGCGAGCAGTTACGCCGGCGTTCCCGCCGACACCCGGGGCGCGCTCTACGCGTTCCCCGACCACGCCGGCTACCAGCCGGACGCGCCGTCGCTCACCGCGACCACGACCACCGCGAACGCGACGACCGCGACCACCGCCGAGACGGCCACGCGGACGCCGACAACGACGCGAACGACGGAGTCAACGTCGTCGGGGAGTACGCCCGGGTTCGGGACGCTCGCCGGTCTCGCGGGCGTCGCGGGCGCAGTTGGCGTGGCGCGGTGGCTCGGGGACGAACCGAACAGTTAG
- a CDS encoding SDR family NAD(P)-dependent oxidoreductase encodes MLSPDLDGRTALVTGSAAGLGRAFALALARNGADVAVHYHSSEAAAYATAEEAREAGGGDAVVVQGDVTHPDSVDDLFGEIEAELGSVDVLVNNVGNFAPKHWTDIEYDEWVNVLHTNLTATYLTSKRALPGMREQEWGRVVNVGYASGEKGLVSPKNFPYFAAKTGVLMFTRMLAADTQSDGITANAVSPYVVENSDEFPDDLPRGRPADYRDVTQALLFFCDENSDYISGENIEIDGGWLPEDV; translated from the coding sequence ATGCTCTCTCCAGACCTCGACGGTCGGACGGCGCTCGTGACGGGAAGCGCGGCTGGCCTCGGGCGGGCGTTCGCGCTCGCGCTCGCGCGGAACGGCGCGGACGTGGCCGTGCACTATCATTCGAGCGAGGCCGCGGCGTACGCGACCGCCGAAGAAGCCCGGGAGGCGGGCGGCGGGGACGCGGTGGTCGTGCAGGGCGACGTGACGCACCCCGATTCGGTGGACGACCTCTTCGGCGAAATCGAGGCCGAACTCGGGTCGGTGGACGTGCTCGTGAACAACGTCGGGAACTTCGCGCCGAAACACTGGACGGACATCGAGTACGACGAGTGGGTGAACGTCCTCCACACGAACCTCACCGCGACCTACCTCACGTCGAAGCGCGCGCTCCCCGGGATGCGCGAGCAGGAGTGGGGGCGCGTCGTGAACGTCGGGTACGCGTCCGGCGAGAAGGGACTCGTCAGCCCGAAGAACTTCCCGTACTTCGCCGCGAAAACGGGCGTCCTGATGTTCACGCGGATGCTCGCCGCCGACACCCAGTCTGACGGCATCACCGCGAACGCCGTCTCGCCCTACGTCGTCGAGAACTCCGACGAGTTCCCGGACGACCTCCCCAGGGGCCGCCCCGCCGACTACCGCGACGTGACGCAGGCGCTCCTGTTCTTCTGCGACGAGAACTCCGACTACATCAGCGGGGAAAATATCGAAATCGACGGCGGCTGGCTTCCAGAAGACGTCTAA
- a CDS encoding NifU family protein produces the protein MSDAATDASLHDEVETWLTAQMPIIKMHGGTSAVREADPETGAVVVELGGTCSGCGISPRTAQRIKTELAKEFPQVTDVTVRFASDGSDNWGTEQAESVMGIDRNEGGRGGRGEGGPGDANHQSHF, from the coding sequence ATGAGTGATGCCGCGACCGACGCCAGCCTCCACGACGAGGTGGAGACCTGGCTCACGGCCCAGATGCCCATCATCAAGATGCACGGCGGGACGAGCGCCGTCAGGGAGGCCGACCCGGAGACGGGAGCGGTCGTCGTCGAACTCGGCGGCACCTGCAGCGGCTGTGGCATCAGCCCGCGGACGGCCCAGCGAATCAAGACCGAACTCGCGAAGGAGTTCCCGCAAGTCACCGACGTGACCGTGCGGTTCGCGAGCGACGGCTCGGACAACTGGGGGACGGAGCAGGCCGAGTCCGTCATGGGAATCGACCGGAACGAGGGCGGACGCGGCGGCCGCGGCGAGGGCGGGCCGGGCGACGCAAACCACCAGAGCCACTTCTAG
- the ygfZ gene encoding CAF17-like 4Fe-4S cluster assembly/insertion protein YgfZ has protein sequence MTVLREFHEDYGASFVAVGDRDLPADYGRPERTQRAVRNAAGATEMAYGVLVVTGDDRVDFVDNAVSNHVPERDGEGCYALLLDPQARVRTDMYVYNADDKLLVFTPPETAGDLAEEWRENVFIEDVEIREATEEFAVFGVHGPKSTEKIASVMNGGTPPDEQLAFDRGRINEAGVTVVRTDGLTGEEGYDVVCAAADAETVFDTLLTRGLNAAPFGRTVWESLTLEAGTPLFEYELKDRIPNVAGVRNALDFEKGCYVGQEIVSKVENRGRPSKRLVGVRLDDTTEGGADVHHDGDAVGELTRVRYSRSLDAHLALAYVAFDTPADATVSVDDTRGELTELPFVEGSDRSARLPTY, from the coding sequence ATGACTGTGTTGCGGGAGTTCCACGAGGACTACGGGGCGTCGTTCGTCGCGGTCGGCGACCGAGACCTCCCCGCGGACTACGGTCGGCCCGAGCGCACGCAGCGCGCCGTCCGAAACGCCGCGGGCGCGACCGAGATGGCGTACGGCGTGCTCGTCGTCACGGGCGACGACCGCGTCGATTTCGTCGACAACGCCGTCTCGAACCACGTTCCGGAGCGCGACGGCGAGGGCTGTTACGCGCTCCTGCTCGACCCGCAGGCGCGCGTCCGCACCGACATGTACGTCTACAACGCCGACGACAAACTCCTCGTGTTCACGCCCCCGGAGACCGCGGGCGACCTCGCGGAGGAGTGGCGGGAGAACGTCTTCATCGAGGACGTGGAGATCCGGGAGGCCACCGAGGAGTTCGCGGTGTTCGGCGTGCACGGCCCGAAGTCCACGGAGAAGATAGCGAGCGTGATGAACGGCGGCACCCCGCCGGACGAGCAGTTAGCGTTCGACCGCGGCCGCATCAACGAGGCGGGCGTCACCGTCGTGCGCACGGACGGCCTCACCGGCGAGGAGGGCTACGACGTGGTGTGCGCCGCCGCGGACGCCGAGACCGTGTTCGACACCCTGCTCACGCGCGGCCTGAACGCCGCGCCGTTCGGCCGCACCGTCTGGGAGTCCCTCACGCTCGAAGCGGGCACGCCGCTCTTCGAGTACGAACTCAAGGACAGAATCCCGAACGTCGCCGGCGTCCGGAACGCGCTCGACTTCGAGAAGGGCTGTTACGTCGGCCAGGAAATCGTCTCCAAGGTCGAGAACCGCGGCCGCCCCAGCAAACGCCTCGTCGGCGTCCGCCTCGACGACACGACCGAGGGCGGCGCGGACGTCCACCACGACGGCGACGCCGTGGGCGAACTCACGCGCGTCCGGTACAGCCGCAGTCTCGACGCGCACCTCGCGCTCGCGTACGTCGCCTTCGACACGCCCGCGGACGCCACCGTCTCCGTGGACGACACGCGCGGCGAACTCACCGAACTCCCGTTCGTCGAGGGGAGCGACCGCTCCGCCCGCCTCCCAACCTACTAG
- a CDS encoding serine hydrolase domain-containing protein: MSVFDADGPARIEQLFAAQLDAGLHHGAQLAVYDGDDRVLSLAGGETGPDGDPVTPDRKFVLFSCTKPYTAACVHHLADEGDLAYDDQLTDHWPEYADAGTEKAETTVADVLTHRAGLALTDLDRQPDAWTDWDASVSILEDATPRGLGTPAYHPVSFGFLAGELVRRVSGRSVGAYARDHVFEPIEMEHTHIGLPASEPDDIATLTGFADPDRCRTPDSGLGLDRSDTAATFNREAIHRAEIPAAGGVGTAEDMARFYACLANGGRIGDDRILATDTVATLTRVHAQTERDPTLSVPRRYGLGVVRAGTAHDKYGTIAPDRVFGHGGLGSSVAWADPGTGLAFAYVTNGIRDPIEHRQRVNELADAVRTVYA; encoded by the coding sequence ATGTCGGTCTTCGACGCGGACGGCCCGGCGCGAATCGAACAGCTGTTCGCCGCCCAGCTCGACGCGGGACTCCACCACGGCGCACAGCTCGCGGTCTACGACGGCGACGACCGCGTCCTCTCGCTCGCGGGCGGCGAGACGGGGCCGGACGGCGACCCCGTGACGCCCGACCGGAAGTTCGTCCTGTTCTCCTGCACGAAACCCTACACGGCCGCGTGCGTCCACCACCTCGCCGACGAGGGCGACCTCGCGTACGACGACCAACTCACCGACCACTGGCCCGAGTACGCCGACGCGGGAACGGAGAAGGCGGAGACGACGGTCGCGGACGTGCTCACGCACCGCGCCGGCCTCGCGCTCACCGACCTCGACCGCCAGCCCGACGCGTGGACGGACTGGGACGCCTCCGTCAGCATCCTCGAAGACGCCACGCCCCGGGGCCTCGGCACGCCCGCCTACCACCCCGTGAGTTTCGGGTTCCTCGCCGGCGAACTCGTCCGCCGCGTCAGCGGGCGCTCCGTCGGCGCGTACGCCCGCGACCACGTCTTCGAGCCCATCGAGATGGAACACACCCACATCGGATTGCCCGCGAGCGAACCCGACGACATCGCGACGCTCACCGGGTTCGCCGACCCCGACCGCTGTCGCACCCCCGACAGCGGCCTCGGCCTCGACCGGAGCGACACCGCCGCGACCTTCAACCGCGAGGCCATCCACCGCGCCGAAATCCCCGCCGCCGGAGGCGTCGGCACCGCCGAGGACATGGCGCGCTTCTACGCCTGCCTCGCCAACGGCGGCCGCATCGGCGACGACCGCATCCTCGCCACCGACACCGTCGCCACCCTCACCCGCGTCCACGCCCAGACCGAACGCGACCCGACCCTCTCCGTCCCCCGGCGCTACGGATTGGGCGTCGTCCGCGCCGGCACCGCTCACGACAAGTACGGCACTATCGCGCCCGACCGCGTCTTCGGCCACGGCGGCCTCGGCAGCAGCGTCGCCTGGGCCGACCCCGGTACCGGACTCGCCTTCGCCTACGTCACCAACGGCATCCGCGACCCCATCGAGCACCGCCAGCGCGTCAACGAACTCGCGGACGCGGTGCGGACGGTGTACGCCTAA
- a CDS encoding LURP-one-related/scramblase family protein, giving the protein MNDYDISTLDLTGDRYEVKQSLVRNKYTVRDDAGNVVLRGKQKMFKLKEEFPFVTGDDQDAFTVKAGGIMDIAGNYTITDAGTGEPVVVLDEDWSWFMENWTVRDPDTGEALATITSKNKVLQVLRHLVGAANLIPNKYEIRDPQGDHVGDIEGQFSLKDTYTVTIDDASDVPKEAVLAAACILDALENN; this is encoded by the coding sequence GTGAACGACTACGACATCTCCACCCTCGACCTCACAGGCGACCGCTACGAGGTCAAACAGTCCCTCGTCCGGAACAAGTACACCGTCCGCGACGACGCCGGGAACGTCGTCCTCCGCGGGAAACAGAAGATGTTCAAACTCAAGGAGGAGTTCCCGTTCGTCACCGGCGACGACCAGGACGCCTTCACCGTGAAAGCCGGCGGCATCATGGACATCGCCGGGAACTACACCATCACCGACGCCGGCACCGGCGAACCGGTCGTCGTGCTGGACGAAGACTGGTCGTGGTTCATGGAGAACTGGACGGTTCGAGACCCCGACACCGGCGAAGCTCTCGCCACCATCACCTCGAAGAACAAAGTCCTCCAGGTGCTCCGCCACCTCGTCGGCGCTGCGAACCTCATCCCGAACAAGTACGAGATACGCGACCCCCAGGGCGACCACGTCGGCGACATCGAGGGCCAGTTCTCCCTCAAGGACACCTACACCGTCACCATCGACGACGCGAGCGACGTGCCCAAGGAGGCCGTGCTCGCCGCCGCCTGCATCCTCGACGCCCTCGAAAACAACTGA
- a CDS encoding lactate utilization protein, protein MSEQTKADYIDDVSVDEEWDAHPSQSELDEAVESLEASGFEVEVVPDAEAALDFLTEEIPAEASVMNGHSTTLEEIGFTEYLTEGDHDWENLHAEVFSIDDDQARAKARREAQTADYFLGSVNAIGREDGTLVAADLSGSRIGAYPFAAGHVVTVAGVNKITTDEDAARERLQEYAYAFENERAQEAYGVESYPSKELVFRQETVEGRTTVVLVEETLGY, encoded by the coding sequence ATGTCCGAGCAGACGAAAGCCGACTACATCGACGACGTGAGCGTGGACGAGGAGTGGGACGCCCATCCGAGTCAGAGCGAACTCGACGAGGCCGTCGAGAGCCTGGAAGCGAGCGGGTTCGAGGTCGAGGTCGTTCCGGACGCCGAGGCCGCGCTCGACTTCCTCACGGAGGAGATTCCCGCGGAGGCGTCCGTGATGAACGGGCACTCCACGACCCTCGAAGAGATCGGGTTCACGGAGTACCTCACCGAGGGCGACCACGACTGGGAGAACCTCCACGCGGAAGTCTTCAGCATCGACGACGACCAGGCGCGCGCGAAGGCCCGCCGCGAGGCCCAGACCGCCGACTACTTCCTCGGGAGCGTGAACGCCATCGGCCGCGAGGACGGCACGCTCGTCGCCGCCGACCTCTCCGGCAGCCGCATCGGCGCGTACCCGTTCGCCGCCGGGCACGTCGTCACCGTCGCGGGCGTGAACAAGATCACGACCGACGAGGACGCCGCGCGCGAGCGCCTCCAGGAGTACGCGTACGCGTTCGAGAACGAGCGCGCGCAGGAGGCCTACGGCGTCGAGAGCTACCCCTCGAAGGAACTCGTCTTCCGCCAGGAGACCGTCGAAGGCCGCACGACGGTCGTCCTCGTCGAGGAGACGCTCGGCTACTAA